A single window of Thalassomonas viridans DNA harbors:
- the pssA gene encoding CDP-diacylglycerol--serine O-phosphatidyltransferase, whose amino-acid sequence MIKASQGIAVSSHDIKVFCAPAEYKQQLLALIQSARTRIYITALYLQDDEAGREILHALYRAKADNPALVVKVFVDCHRAQRGLIGEGKQEGNRALYLEFDKSYQQSIDIFGVAVKRKELFGVLHLKGMVFDDTLFYTGASINDVYLHQQEKYRLDRYYRITSQALTDSFCLYLERQFVQPGLVPRLNDDVLPEPGEQKQNIRRLKARMKKSRYELQAEPGGINGSDDILIKPYIGYGSRGNRLNHSIRQLVQLSRRELLLFTPYFNLPKSLAKDVTAALKRKVKVTLVVGDKKANDFYIGDEKNFSTIGIVPYIYEMLLHRFVKKWQKYIDSGLLEIRLWQHEGNSFHLKGLIADNRYHMLTGSNLNPRAWSLDLENGLLLDDKQGHLQAQVQEEVAAILTHTRRIGHFRELEAIDDYPEKPKALLKKIRMTQIDRILKRFL is encoded by the coding sequence TTGATCAAGGCATCTCAAGGTATTGCGGTAAGCTCGCATGATATAAAAGTTTTTTGTGCTCCTGCTGAATATAAACAGCAGTTGCTGGCGTTGATACAAAGCGCCAGAACACGCATTTATATCACCGCCCTATACCTGCAGGATGATGAGGCCGGTCGGGAAATCCTCCATGCCCTGTACCGGGCAAAAGCTGATAATCCCGCACTAGTCGTCAAAGTTTTTGTCGATTGCCATCGCGCCCAGCGGGGCCTGATTGGCGAAGGCAAGCAGGAGGGCAACCGGGCCCTGTATCTTGAATTTGATAAAAGCTATCAACAAAGCATAGATATTTTCGGGGTGGCGGTTAAGCGTAAAGAGCTGTTCGGGGTGTTGCATCTTAAAGGCATGGTGTTTGACGATACCTTGTTTTATACCGGCGCCAGCATCAATGATGTTTACCTGCACCAGCAGGAGAAATACCGCCTGGACCGTTATTACCGCATCACCTCGCAGGCCTTAACCGACAGCTTCTGCCTTTACCTTGAACGGCAGTTTGTCCAGCCGGGGTTAGTACCTCGCCTGAACGATGATGTCTTGCCGGAACCGGGTGAGCAAAAGCAAAATATCCGCCGGTTAAAGGCGCGCATGAAAAAATCCCGTTATGAATTACAGGCCGAACCCGGCGGCATTAACGGCAGTGACGACATCCTGATTAAACCCTATATCGGCTACGGCAGTCGCGGTAACCGCCTTAACCACAGCATACGCCAGTTGGTGCAACTAAGCCGACGGGAACTGCTGCTGTTTACCCCTTATTTCAACCTGCCCAAGTCGCTGGCAAAAGATGTTACCGCGGCCCTGAAACGTAAGGTGAAAGTCACCCTGGTGGTGGGGGATAAAAAGGCCAATGACTTTTATATCGGCGATGAAAAAAACTTCAGCACTATCGGCATAGTGCCTTATATCTATGAAATGCTTTTGCACCGTTTTGTGAAAAAGTGGCAAAAATATATCGACAGCGGCCTGCTGGAAATCCGCTTATGGCAGCATGAGGGCAACAGCTTCCACCTTAAAGGGCTGATCGCCGACAACCGCTACCACATGCTTACCGGCAGCAACTTAAACCCCAGGGCCTGGTCGCTGGATCTGGAAAACGGCTTATTGCTTGACGATAAGCAGGGGCATTTGCAGGCACAGGTGCAGGAAGAAGTCGCGGCTATTTTGACCCATACCCGGCGTATCGGCCATTTCCGTGAGCTGGAAGCCATTGACGACTATCCGGAAAAACCTAAGGCGTTGTTGAAGAAGATCCGCATGACGCAAATTGACAGGATTTTAAAGCGCTTTTTATAA